The Abditibacteriaceae bacterium sequence CGTCTACAATGGCGCCGTTTCCACGCAGCAACACTTCCATCCAACTGCGCGAATCGTCCTCGTCTTCCAACACCAGAATTCGCAAGCCATCGAGCAACTTCCCGGCTCCACTCGCTGGCGTCGGACATTTGTGGTTCGCGACTTTTTCGGTGGAATCCAGCGAAGGCAGAGAAAGCTCGAACATCGCACCCTGATTTTCTCCATCCGAATACGCCTGCAATGTTCCGCCATGCAGCTCCGCGAGATAGCGCGCAATTGAAAGCCCCAGCCCCAGCCCGCCATGCGTGCGCGTTGCCGAAGCATCGGCTTGCCAGAATCGCTCGAAAACATGGGGCAGAAGCGGCGGCGCGATGCCAATTCCCGAATCTTTGACAGAAAGACGCGCCGAGGTGCCGCGCGCTTGAAGTGTGATCTCGACTGAGTCGCCCGCTGAAGTAAATTTCACCGCGTTGGACAAAATGTTCCAGACGATTTGCTGGATACGACCGGCATCACCGCGCACCTGAATCGTTTCATCCAGTTGCAGTGAGATTTCGATTTCGCGCGCGATGGCGGCTGGCTGCAGCGAAAGCATCGTCTGGCGCACAAGCGGAGCAAGAAGGAGCGGTCCAGTTTCCAGTTGCAGACGGCCACTGGCAATGCGCGACGTATCGATGAGCTCATTGACTAAACGCGACTGAGTCGCCAAAGCGCGGTCGATGGTTTCCAACGCCATCGTTTGCGAAACGGCATCAAGGCGACCGCCACGCAGTAGGTGCATCCAGCCACACGCCGAGGTCAATGGCGTGCGCAGCTCGTGAGACAAAAGCGAAAGAAATTCGTCTTTCGCGCGCGTGGCGTCTTCGGAAGCGGCGCGCGCCGCTTCCGATTTGGAGCGTGCTTCCTGCGCCTGCCGATACAAACGCGCATTGTCGATAGCAACGGCGGCGCGCACCGCGAGTTCACCGGCAAAAGCGGCATCATTTTCATCGTAAGCGCGGCGGGCGTGTTCCGAGGTCGCGCAAATAACGAATGTGACGACGCCGAAGATTTCTCCGCGCGCGCGGAGCGGGGCTGAAATATACGACTTCATCTGCAACGCCTGCAAAGCCGCTTCATGAGCCGCGTCGCGCGCGATTTCATGAATAATTTCCGGCGTCACAGCGGGCTGGAGTTCCATTTCTCCCGTCGTCAGAACATAGGCGTTGCCATGTCTTGCATCCGAGCGCACGCGATAATAGCGCTGAAAATCGTGGGCAAGTTGAACGTTTCGCGCATCAGCATGAGCACTGGCCACGCGGCGCAAGCCTTCGCCCTGCTTTAAATCGACAAAGCACCAATCGGCGAAATCGGGGACAGCAAGGTTTGCCACGCTTTGCAATGTCGTTTCGATTTCGAGCGAAGAACCTAAAACCGCACCGGCCCGCGCCAGAAGTTGCAACCGCAAATTAGCGACTTCGAGCGCACGCGATTTTTGAAGGAGTTCGGCTTCGATGCGCCTGAGATCGGTCGTTTCCAGCACAATCGTGCCGACGCCCGCGACTTCGCCCTCATCATCACAGACCGGATAATAAGTCGCCAACCAAGAACGTCCGTCACCATCGGCGTCGGTAATTTGGTGGTTGAGAACCGCTTCGCCCGTGGCCCGAACCTGACGAACCATCGGGCTAATCGCCGAAGCCATGTGCGGCACAACGCTTTCGAGAGTGCGCCCGAAGTGTTCTTCGAGAGGCACGCCATTAAGCGCCGCCAGAGCCGGATTGACTTTGACATAACGCCCTTCGCGGTCGAGAAGCGCCATGCCCAGCGGTGCGGCAGCGAGCAGAGCTTCGAGCGATGCGCCATCCAAAAGCCCGATATGTGTAGATGAATCGTTGTCAGCCATAGAGCGCCGCTAATATTTAGCCTGAAGTACGGTCGAATTTCAGGCAACTACTGAAGAAAGAATGGAGGCTTTCTCTCTACGAGTAAACCGTTTCGCCCGGTGGATAACAAATAAGTTCGACGGCGTTACCATCGAGGTCATCAATATAGATGCCCCGTGTGCCATCGCGATGCCGGTCTATTGGCTTTCCGGCGTGCGCAGCAGCAGCTTCGAGTTGTTCTTCATCGACGCGCAGGGCAACATGCGGCGGATGCTGTGTCGGAGTTACCAGGGCGAGCTTGCCTTGTCCCAGTCGCAGGAAGGCCCAAGTGTCATCCTGATACAAAACTTCGGCCCCAAACTGCTCGACATACCAGCGCACACTTTTGGGAACATCGGCGGTTTGCACCGCGACATGATCCATTTCAAAACCTTTTGGTTGCGACACACTTTCACCTCTTACCTGATTTATCGCTACAATTAAACGAATTTCTTCGCTCTTTTCTCATG is a genomic window containing:
- a CDS encoding ATP-binding protein, with product MADNDSSTHIGLLDGASLEALLAAAPLGMALLDREGRYVKVNPALAALNGVPLEEHFGRTLESVVPHMASAISPMVRQVRATGEAVLNHQITDADGDGRSWLATYYPVCDDEGEVAGVGTIVLETTDLRRIEAELLQKSRALEVANLRLQLLARAGAVLGSSLEIETTLQSVANLAVPDFADWCFVDLKQGEGLRRVASAHADARNVQLAHDFQRYYRVRSDARHGNAYVLTTGEMELQPAVTPEIIHEIARDAAHEAALQALQMKSYISAPLRARGEIFGVVTFVICATSEHARRAYDENDAAFAGELAVRAAVAIDNARLYRQAQEARSKSEAARAASEDATRAKDEFLSLLSHELRTPLTSACGWMHLLRGGRLDAVSQTMALETIDRALATQSRLVNELIDTSRIASGRLQLETGPLLLAPLVRQTMLSLQPAAIAREIEISLQLDETIQVRGDAGRIQQIVWNILSNAVKFTSAGDSVEITLQARGTSARLSVKDSGIGIAPPLLPHVFERFWQADASATRTHGGLGLGLSIARYLAELHGGTLQAYSDGENQGAMFELSLPSLDSTEKVANHKCPTPASGAGKLLDGLRILVLEDEDDSRSWMEVLLRGNGAIVDEAPDMRSALDCFLECRPDVIVSDISLPDGDGYMFLAHVRELERERDTSAGTPFEKVPAIALTARTAATDRLRALSAGFQIHIPKPVDPGELLLTVASLAGRSIHARV
- a CDS encoding VOC family protein, producing MSQPKGFEMDHVAVQTADVPKSVRWYVEQFGAEVLYQDDTWAFLRLGQGKLALVTPTQHPPHVALRVDEEQLEAAAAHAGKPIDRHRDGTRGIYIDDLDGNAVELICYPPGETVYS